ATGATTCATTAATTTGGTTTCATGCCATCGTGATGTTGAAATTCCTTTGCTATTTTTGAAGAATCTCGATCATATCATTCTGAAGTAATATTGGTCTAGTCTTGATCTCTTTTTGTGCTTGTGTATGTGTGTATGCGCTTGTGTTGCACTCATTGAGTAAAGGCATGGACATTAATAGTTCAGTTGAGAACAGTTTATGTTGACAAGTAGCTATCAATTTGGCACATTAGGCATTGAATTTTAATACGGATGCAGTATGAAAACACCTTTCTAGTTGAACACCTGTGGAAATTTAATAATGCCCTTGCTGATATATTTCCTAGATCTGCGGAGACTAGTGCCCCACAGAGAATTATACCCAGTCAAAGCACAGGGGTAGGTCTGGCTACTCTCATACCCAAAAAGCATGAACCATCAGCCATGTATGGATGGAGGGCTGCCCTTTCATCTTTCGTTTTCAAACAAGGGAATTAGCTGAAGAAGAATTGAAGTTGATGGTTGACTGGTAGTATCTGTTTTAGGCCTCATGAAAATGTTAAtcactcatcttttttttccaacaatttGTTTCATTACTTGGCTTGGACATTCACTTTTTTGTTGATACTCGTTTCAAATCCGGTACCATTGTCCGGCTAATACTCGTTGTTTAGATTGCTCTTTGTTTGATGCGGTATATGGTGTGTATATAAGAAAACTGAGAATGCCTTTGATGTGGCCAAGCTTATTTCACATGTACGATAACCAATAAATGAGATCATAGCGATGTGAAATTTTGGTTTGTGTTTGCACATGgggttatatatatttatttatttgtaattgcCTAATTGGAACCCTTCTGTCCTCTAAAGATAATAGCACGAATTGGAACTTAAATTTGAAATACTACGAGGCGGGAGCATGACTTGGGTTTGCATAATCAttgtgaaaaaaagaaaaatgtctaCTAGTTTAGCAGGAGAAATATGTtctgttattatatatatatatatatggcaaaCTAACTATATTAGATActggccttttcttttctttttttttctttgtgaaatTTTCTTATGGTTTAGAACTTAGAAAGTAGCTTTGACTTGGGCATTGGGGCGACAGGTTTAAAAGTTGCAGAGAAGTAATgtagaaaataaaggaaaaatatgtaattggatatttttactttttctatGCTTAATACATGGGTAATCTGAGAAAAGCAGCGATAGTGAATAGATAGCTAGAATACGAGACAAAATCTCTTTTCGAGAAGGAAGTTGGAGAAGACAGTTTTCCGGACTTGATTCTCAACTCTACGCTAGTTTACAGAACCTGGAAAAAAGCACGAGAGCCTATATCGGTACTTATAAGAGGAACTGCTAGAAGTCAAATGTtgtcattattaaaaaaaaaaaaaaaaaaagaggaagaagaaggcatGAGCATGGTGTagaaaataagagaaacatTCTTCTTGTAATAACAATTTTACCTCAAATAGAAATAAACAATTTTCTATGGCGATGTACTACATAAAGCCATGGATTTTGTCCTCTCAGTAGTCCGTACCACTAATCTCAAACACGCCTCGATTCTAAAACCAAAGGAATTGTTGGTTTTGCTGTGGAGTATGAGACAATTCGCATTGTAATCGTAACAACGCGCaatgcttttcttcttctttttcttctttatgttctttaatgtttttttagtcaaataaccttttttttatttcatcattccaCAATGTTGAGTTAATTCTTAACTTGACAAAATACAATTcaaatgtattaattaaaaataattagaactTTAAGGATTGAATTTTACcatgaaacaaaaatttaattgtcttttcttttctttaagagGCGTGCTTTTAGGTATTTTAGTCCcccaagtttttttgttttttattttttgatcctTGTTTCATGATGGATTTTACATTATGATTTAAAAGTTCATTTTGTTCAGGTTTCAATACttgaatttgagagataaaAGAGAGGGTggctaaaaaataacataaagagagagaaagttagaTTCATATTAGCAAATTATTTGTTTCACCTTTAGTTAAATCATTactatttttacaaaaaacaattattgccatttgattaaataaaaaaattaaagagctaTTCTTAACatgagatcaaatatcttaatttatatttaccttttaatttcttcatttaatcTTTTGGTTAGCATTAACAAGtcttttcatatttataattGACATGCATGATtctctactctctctctctctctctcttttattattagACTCATACATTAAAATTTCAGTTTCATGAATTAAGTTCTTCTTGGTGCTGAAAAACACTTCGACAATGCTTTAACATtctattttttagggtttttttattaaaaaaaatatgatacaaCATATAGAATAACACTGTACAATTATCTATTGAAGCTCTACTATTCTGTCTAATCCCATACAAGCCAATACTATTAGTTGATTAAGAACTAATTTGTTTAGCTTTTTTTGAGCTGGATGGACACTTTCTATAGACTTTCATGTGGATACATATAGTTtttggcatatatatatatattagtatgATCCAAGGCCATTTTATTACCATCTTCATCACCTTTCTAATTTTGAAAGAACAAGCCAAGGCACTTGAGAAAAAAGATAttcaaaaacagaaaataaatttattttgtttgaagaCAAGGCATCTCAATGATCACAAGCAATTTATACAACCACCTTACGCTTGTGCTTGAAGGAAGCTGCCAATGGcggctaagaaaaaaaaagaaattatttatagaGGATAACAAATTATTGACATGAACggaattttgataaatatatggTTATTAGTCCTTTTCATAACTCAGATGGTTTTCAATATTATCTATTGGTAttcttgagttttaaaactagtaCAAAGAAATCTTCATAACTCTGGacattttttagattattaaaaaaagatttaattttgattgacTTAACTATAAATTAGTTTGAGAATTAATATCCTTAAATTAGTTTGACAATTAATATCCTTAATAAGTTGGCTTAATTACACGAAAAAAGAAAGGCAGTGATAgtaaatggagaaaaaaaattcaccagGGGGGAAAACCTTTATCCAAGAGtagaaagataattttatttaatttttaactatttaaagATAGAAGGgctaaatatgataaaaaaaaaaaagaaataaaatattctagTGAGCCAACCTGAAATAGTATGATAGATATATAATATGGGCATTAAGGGGTGACTCACTCTAAATTAACCTGCTAAACTCGTATCCTAGATCATGAAGTTGAGATAatctacaaataataaaaaacaatgtcaaacgaggatataaaaaaaagataaaaaaaatattaaccctagttaacttttcaaactcgtgatccAGGTTATCAAATCAAAAAcattatacatgaaaaaatcacGAAGCCCAATCCCAAAAAATGaaacattgaatgatgaaatcggaaaaaaataacacaaaaatattcaaaataaaaatagcaattaaaagaattggatggttaaaatcaaaataaaaaataaattaaagggaaataataaattttttcaggagTAACTTTTACTGTCTATAATAACAAAGAAAttaattctcttcttcttttttcatcaaaTCCCTTAATTTAAATCAAGAGCTACTACACCCATCACTTCCTAATTTCGAATAAAATCTGTGCACAAGGAAAGATATAGAAGCATAGAGAAAAAGGTCAAAGGGTCAATATTATAACACACCATCGTAAGCCGGCATATGTGACCTCAAGTTGCCATCCTTGACAATTGACAGAGCCAATATATATTTACACCAACAATAAGCTATAAATAGAATCGGAACCCACTGTTCTTCTCCACACATCAACTCTATCCAACAATTATCTTTAGCATAAACAATGGCTCTCACTcataattttcttctcttttgctctctttttcttattttcagtCCCCCTTCTATAGCACAAACAACATTCAGGCCTAAAGCATTAGTCCTTCCTGTATCAAAAGATCCATCAAGTCTCCAATACCTTGCCCAAATTAACCAAAGAACCCCTCTAGTGCCTGTAGAGGTGACTCTTGATCTTGGTGGTCAATATCTTTGGGTTGATTGTCAGCAAGGATATGTCtctttgtctaaaaaaaatccaagttgcAACACTGCTCAGTGCTCCCTTGCAGTCTATAGGCTAAAGACATGCACTGTCGACAAAAAATTCTGTGTTTTATCCCCTGACAACACTGCGACACGCACTGGCACTTCTGATTACCTTACTCAGGATGTTGTTTCCATTCAATCTACTGATGGATCAAATCCAGGCAAAGTTGTTTCAGTCCCTAATTTCCTCTTCAGTTGTGCTCCAACATTTATCCTGCAAGGTCTTGCTAAGGGAGTCAAGGGCATGGCTGGACTTGGAAGGACTAAGATCTCACTTCCTTCTCAATTCTCTGCTGCTTTTAGCTTTCCTAGAAAGTTTGCCATTTGCTTGACCTCTTCAAATGCTGAAGGTGTTGTTATCTTTGGAGATGGACCTTATGTTTTGCTTCCACGTGCTGATGATCTTTCTCAGTCCCTCATCTACACCCCATTAATTCTCAACCCTGTAAGCACAGCATCTGGTTACTTTGAAGGAGAGCCTTCCACTGATTACTTCATTGGAGTCAAGTCTATCAAGATCAATGAAAACGTTGTTCCATTAAACGCTTCATTGCTGTCCATTAACAGAGAAGGCTATGGTGGAACCAAGATTAGCACAGTAAATGCTTACACGGTGATGGAAACAACAATCTACAATGCTGTCACTGACTCTTTTGTCAGAGAGCTAGCCAAAGCCAATGTCCCTAGGGTGGCATCTGTAGCACCTTTCGGAGCATGTTTCAACTCAAAGAACATTGGCAGCACACGCGTTGGCCCAGCAGTGCCTCAAATTGATCTTGTCCTGCAAAGCAAGAATGTTTACTGGAGGATTTTTGGTGCAAACTCAATGGTGCAGGTTAAAGATGATGTGTTGTGCCttggatttgtggatggaggagTGAATCCTAGGACTTCAATTGTCATTGGAGGCCACCAATTGGAGGACAATCTCCTACAGTTCGATCTTGCTGCTTCAAGACTGGGCTTCAGCTCTTCCCTGTTGTTTAGACAAACAACCTGTGCCAACTTCAACTTCACCTCCAAGTCTTAGgaggattttattaattatttagcatgcttttgtttgattttctattttctttttatcctaATTCTATATGTTTCTATGGCTTTCTAGGTTTTGTTTGTTAAGAGAGATTAAGGTCTATTGACCAGATATAGTTATCATCAGATACTTTAGTTGCTGAACAGTGTGTTCagatatgaaataataaaataaagatggCCATATTTTCCCTTTCAATTTTCACATGTGGAGGAGACTCGGACATTTTTTCCTGAGAAAGAGATTCGAATAACTTAATTATGCATAAAAACAGTTGATTGAAGATACCTTGGCTCCATGACTAGGgataaataattaagtttatcggaaacatagaagaaaaatagaaactaGTCAAGAGAATTAACCAGATTAATCATAGAAGAAAAACTGAGAGTAATCAAGCAATTAGAAATCCTTGTACAAGGCATCATAAGGCTGACTGCATATGCAATAAAACCAACCAGCAAACCAGTTATGCCCGGTAAGAGAATTTTATAACCTTTGTGtgacaaaataaatatgttgaCAGCAAAAATTAGTTCAAGCTAAGTCTTCCTAGCTTGCCTCTCAAGAAATTTGGCGGCTttatagatattgatgttttctaAAGCAAAATCTGCCAACAGAAACCCTTGAACCAGAAGGATGTATAACCTACTAGGCACGGTGAAGGAAAGCAGGACTTGAGGCAGCCAGGATACGGATTGAAAGAACAATATCtgcctgaattttttttttcttaagaaaaaaaaaaggaataatagCAAGGTAGAAAGAAAGTACCTTGTGGCAAAGATTAATATAATCATCATCACCGTATCGAGACCTATTGATGCAGAAACACAGCAAAACTAGGAGTGCATTATTCCGCTAAACAAAAAGAATAACAGTCAAACCTTGTGTACACAGGAGCATCATTTGTTCCATTTCCAGTTGCAGCAACAACGTGTCCCCTCTTTTTCAATCCTTGCACAAGAAAAAGCAGGTCATTTGTAGAAGACCTCTCTATCACctaataaatattgaatggcAGAAGTTTCTATGAAATTTGGCTCTTCAAAGTGTacaaatatacaaaaaacacaaaactaataataaatGGACAGACACAAATCTTACTGAGATCTTCCCTGCAATTTCTTCTCCTTCTGCATCTGAATAGTTACAAAACACTCTTCTTTCAATAATATTAGGCTCCACAGCATCTTCATCTGAACTCAGAATGCCACATTCCAAAGCAATTGCTTTAGTGGTTTGAGGGTTGTCACCGGTTACCATGTTTAAGTATTTACAAAATTTCCTTGTCAATAGTTTCAACAAATGGCATGATCAAATATATGCATATATTAAATATCTAGATTCAACATTCATGTATCTGTGGGATGACATCAAATTGAGACATGAAAATGGAATACCAGATGCCTATCATTCAACCCGATCAATCTAAAACTCCAACGTAGATAACACTTGTATTCAACCCAATCAATCTATCATTATATTTATGGACAAATAGAGGAAAACCAAAAGAGAAATACAAATTAGTTGAGCATTGAATGTCACAATGACATTACTCTTGAAAACTTTCAACAGGGGGGAAAACCAAGGCATAGAAAGCATTGCAATCAATACAGAGCAAGAAATCAAAACATGAGTACAAATGAGCACAcaaaaattctgaaatcaattttgaataaaaaaaatatggaaagaaattaaaaggacaAACTAAATGCTATTGATTACATAGATACAAAATTTGCTTTTCCAAAACAATCATCTGTACCAGGATAGAGATGAGTTCGGAGTTACAAAAAACCAGCATTTAGCATGCTGAAGAATCAATCcaacatagtttttaaaataaaaggaaaaaatggagAGCCACAGGAGAAATGCAATGCTATGCAATAATGACTGGATAAAATTTATCTATCAAGAGACAGGTTTTCAGCATACAAAACTTCACAAGTAAAAGTACATTAACACCAGCATTTTGGCACAGTTAAGCAGCATCTTTCACACCTGGACGATATGGgtcctaaataattttatcttacAATCGAGAAAACTCAATTGCATGTGCAAGTATAAACGTTAACAGCTGAGTGAAACAAAAATGCGTTGCATTAATCAACAAACTGAATGAGTTAGTTAGTTATATCTGACAATGCCATTATTAAATAGCACAGTGTTACAGAATTTTGATGGTAACACGCACCCTTTATGCCATtaatagaaagcaaaacaaGATCTCCAAGGCTCTATTTACAGGTAGAAGTATTTGTAAACATCTGAGGCAGTCTTCCACAGTGATGAGCTCAATCTTCAGCAATATCTTCcttctcaaaacaaaaatctaattttaagcTTAACAGTTTTCAAAGAGCCATATCTTGTAGCCTCCTGTACTGCTCattccaaaatattcaaaagaatGTACAACTTCCATCCCCCAAGAAATATCATCTGGCTTTGTGTCCAGGTGAGCTGACCAGTCAGGATAAGTTGAGATCTTTGAAGTAGTTTTATATTCCATGTCTCCCCCCTCAGGACATCCCCCACAATCCATGATGACACCTTGAGTGAGATAATACCCTCACTAGCAACATGCCAATAAGTCAAATCAATGTCTGTTCCTCTACTTACCTTCCCAAAAGTGACACGCTTTCCATCCAGAGGGAACTTTTTAGCTGCAATGAAAAAATGAGATGCAGTGGAATCTGGGCCTGTAAATGGATTCACCATTTCCTCACCCCACCTCCTTCCCCGTTGTCTCTATCTCTATACCCAACCATAAAAATTATGACAACCAGATACATTTCCTGGAAGAAAGCATTTCTACTAAATCAAGAGAAGCCCCAGCTAGATCAAATAAATTGGTTGGCATCCAAATAAAAGTGTACAAACTCTATATTTTCACCTATGAATAAATTTAATACACTATTGTGTAGAACTTCTTGTTTTAGAAAGCCCATCTATGAACCTATTATATGTGGCAAGATCAGGTATAAATTCCTTATCTAACATCTCATCCACCAAAGCTTCCCCTTCCTTTCTTTTACCCTCTCTTATACACCCAGATACCAAAATGTCATATGTCATCTCATTTACATCCAAACCCTTTCTAGAAGCCAATAATCTCAATTTGTTACCATCAACTGTTCTTCCCTCATTGCAAAGATCATGAAGCAGGCAATTAAAAGTCATAATATCAGGAACAATATTCTCTTTCAACATCCTTTCCATCAATCCAAACGCTTCATCTCTTCTACCAGACTTTCTCAAACCTTCTATCAAAGTGGTACAAGAAATCATGCTAGGAATATTTCCATTCCTCCACAACTCATCCAACACTTCCAAAGCTCTATCCGCCATTCTTTTCTTGCAAAGCATATCCACAAGAccaaaagaatcaaacttcCTTGGCAAAACTCCTTTCCTCGTAAAATCAATCAACAATCCACATGCCTCCGAAGCCTGCCCTTCCTTGCAAAGTCCATCAACCAAAATCTCAAAAGTCACACTCGATATCTCACACCCCAAATCAATCATCTCATACACCATCTTAACCCCTTCCTCAAATTTCCTCTCCCTAAAAAACCCTTTAATCAAAGTATTAAAACTAACCACATTAGGACTACATcctttctctttcatttctctAAACAATTCCAGAGCCAATTCGAACATGTAATTCCTACAATAACTACtgatcaatatattaaaagtaaacacATCAGGCTTAACTCTATCCTTCAACATCCTATCATAAACCCCAATAGCCCTATCATGTTCTCCACACTTCACGCACCCATTAATCAAAATGTTGTAAACAACAACACTAGGCCTTCCATCAATCAACTTCCTCATACATTCAAAAGCTAAAAAAGCATCGTCCAATTTCCTAGCTTTACAGTAAGCATTAATACAAAACTGAAATATGGGCTCAATTCTTGGACAAGAAAAAATACCTTCACTACAAGGACAAGGATTTGATGACATAAATTGAAGAAGCAAACCAAGTTCCTCTAACCTGTTTGTGATAGCAAGAGTCCTTGCCATCCATTCAAAAGTTTGATGATCATGACTAAAAGAGTCTATAGTAGAAACCCAGTTGAAAATATGAAAGTCATAGTGAGAGAAATGTGGGTGGTGGTGGAGTTTGGTTTTGAAGAAGTGGAGGAGGTTTTGAGGGGTTAAAGGTTGGATCTTTGTGAGATGGGAGTTGAGGAAGTGGAGGAGGTTTGTGTGGTTGGAGGTAGGTGTGAGAGTGAGAGTGGGGAGAGCGGCTAAATGGGTTGTTGGTGGTGGTTTTGGAAGAGGAGGAAGCGGTGGTTGTGGTGGCGGTGATGGAAGTTTATCAAGGGCTTTGATGATGGGAGGAAGtgtgaattttttctttttgaacgACATTTTGCGTGTCGGTCAATCGAAAA
The Populus nigra chromosome 3, ddPopNigr1.1, whole genome shotgun sequence genome window above contains:
- the LOC133689099 gene encoding uncharacterized protein LOC133689099 translates to MKVRSSVKKMCEFCQIVKRRGRIYVICNSNPKHKQRQGFSTFAYGGLISAETSAPQRIIPSQSTGVGLATLIPKKHEPSAMYGWRAALSSFVFKQGN
- the LOC133690142 gene encoding probable aspartic proteinase GIP2, with the protein product MALTHNFLLFCSLFLIFSPPSIAQTTFRPKALVLPVSKDPSSLQYLAQINQRTPLVPVEVTLDLGGQYLWVDCQQGYVSLSKKNPSCNTAQCSLAVYRLKTCTVDKKFCVLSPDNTATRTGTSDYLTQDVVSIQSTDGSNPGKVVSVPNFLFSCAPTFILQGLAKGVKGMAGLGRTKISLPSQFSAAFSFPRKFAICLTSSNAEGVVIFGDGPYVLLPRADDLSQSLIYTPLILNPVSTASGYFEGEPSTDYFIGVKSIKINENVVPLNASLLSINREGYGGTKISTVNAYTVMETTIYNAVTDSFVRELAKANVPRVASVAPFGACFNSKNIGSTRVGPAVPQIDLVLQSKNVYWRIFGANSMVQVKDDVLCLGFVDGGVNPRTSIVIGGHQLEDNLLQFDLAASRLGFSSSLLFRQTTCANFNFTSKS
- the LOC133690141 gene encoding pentatricopeptide repeat-containing protein At2g36240, coding for MSFKKKKFTLPPIIKALDKLPSPPPQPPLPPLPKPPPTTHLAALPTLTLTPTSNHTNLLHFLNSHLTKIQPLTPQNLLHFFKTKLHHHPHFSHYDFHIFNWVSTIDSFSHDHQTFEWMARTLAITNRLEELGLLLQFMSSNPCPCSEGIFSCPRIEPIFQFCINAYCKARKLDDAFLAFECMRKLIDGRPSVVVYNILINGCVKCGEHDRAIGVYDRMLKDRVKPDVFTFNILISSYCRNYMFELALELFREMKEKGCSPNVVSFNTLIKGFFRERKFEEGVKMVYEMIDLGCEISSVTFEILVDGLCKEGQASEACGLLIDFTRKGVLPRKFDSFGLVDMLCKKRMADRALEVLDELWRNGNIPSMISCTTLIEGLRKSGRRDEAFGLMERMLKENIVPDIMTFNCLLHDLCNEGRTVDGNKLRLLASRKGLDVNEMTYDILVSGCIREGKRKEGEALVDEMLDKEFIPDLATYNRFIDGLSKTRSSTQ